One genomic window of Salvelinus namaycush isolate Seneca chromosome 22, SaNama_1.0, whole genome shotgun sequence includes the following:
- the LOC120017630 gene encoding zinc finger SWIM domain-containing protein 8-like isoform X3: protein MELMFAEWEDGERFSFEDSDRFEEDSLCSFISEAESLCQNWRGWRKQSAGPNSPTVKIKDGQVIPLVELSAKQVAFHIPFEVVEKVYPPVPEQLQLRIAYWSFPENEEDIRLYSCLANGSPDEFQRGEQLYRMRAVKDPLQIGFHLSATVVSPQAGQSKGAYNVAVMFDRCRITSCSCTCGAGAKWCAHVVALCLFRIHNASAVCLRAPVSESLSRLQRDQLQKFAQYLISELPQQILPTAQRLLDELLSSQSTAINTVCGAPDPTAGPSASDQSTWYLDESTLSDNIKKTLHKFCGPSPVVFSDVNSMYLSSTEPPAAAEWACLLRPLRGREPEGIWNLLSIVREMLKRRDSNAAPLLEILTEQCLTYEQIIGWWYSVRTSASHSSASGHTGRSNGQSEVAAHACASMCDEMVVLWRLAVLDPTMSPHRRLELAAQLKQWHLKVIEIVKRGQHRKSLDKLFQGFKPAVESCYFNWEVAYPLPGITYCSADKKSASFCWARAVQQQRGAKAGLAGDTSELGGGGGRSGSSEGGGGDYKGRSPQQEVAVRPKETIVSKRKGLSAGGGGGVLVRLGGSVSLSLEEGSSKGMYKGAGSSSSTGGKAKIAQGGKSSSGGSGVVGGKHQAAKRRTSSEDSSLEPDMAELSLDDGSSLALGAEASNTFDFTPPPPEMLPSPSPLLREPHKYSGGGKGAGNTPKERAFEGKRVTLAATLPATEPQPAFPTKENTAVIVEAAIAVEKVVNVEAEMNGNEEAAIAGDARPSTSVVTVTAAAAKSPRGARRETGTEAVALPNQAPEGAAEAGAGGDPVGEDDYQAYFLNSANEEGAERVSENNNEEEPDIFAGIKPLEQEGQMEVLFACAEALHAHGYSNDACRLAVELAGDLLANPPDLKVEQPQTKGKKSKVSTSRQTQVATNTLVKTSFLLTVLSERLELHNLAFSTGMFSLELQRPPASTKALEVKLAYQESEVVALLKKIPLGLVEMTSIRDRAEQLRDGNFCDYRPVLPLMLASFIFDVLCTPVVSPTGSRPPSRNRNNEMPGDEELGFEAAVAALGMKTTVSEAEHPLLCEGTRREKGDLALALMITYKDDQSKLKKILDKLLDRESQTHKPQTLSSFYSSKPAASSQRSPSKHATHTAHGHGGATGGVSKHAPNTTAAAGSSSSLQAVAAGGAAGQQAGLAGSGVQNNSTAGECVSEAREQADGVQPASCDQPSEAVPFKPEGTVPSRLALGGRGAYSGRCWGSPVRQKKKHTGMASIDSSAPETTSDSSPTLSRRPLRGGWAAASWGRGQDSDSISSSSSDSLGSSSSSGSRRAGGGARAKSTDTSRYKGRRPECHAPHVPNQPSEAAAHFYFELAKTVLIKAGGNSSTSIFTQPSASGGHQGPHRNLHLCAFEIGLYALGLHNFVSPNWLSRTYSSHVSWITGQAMEIGSAALNILVECWDGHLTPPEVASLADRASRARDPNMVRAAAELALSCLPHAHALNPNEIQRALVQCKEQVHVRYSSVLQKTHRTTHDNVMLEKACMAVEEAAKGGGVYPEVLFEVAHQWYWLYEQTVGGGSGAQREGPGRCGANGGAGRRPPETGHGVMDNIGNMDSSGVATVTASVTAATVVPVISVGSTIYQSHALPGSAMAHPHTQGLHPYTTIQAHLPTVCTPQYLGHPLQHVPRPTVFPVSGGAYPQGMHPAFIGAQYPFSVATGPHPPMAATAVTFPGVPVPSMTQIAVHPYHTETGLPLSTTVAGAASFSPFYPVGGVHSGATIQAIQGSSLPGMSSQPVSLVSAPFPSEDEQHSQPISQQGLHYLHSAYRVGMLALEMLGRRAHNDHPNNFSRSPPYTEDVKWLLGLAARLGVNYVYQFCVGAAKGVLSPFVLQEIIMEALQRLNPAHIHAHLRTPAFHQLVQRCQQAYLQYIHHRLIHLTPADYDDFVNIIRSARGAFCLTPVGMMQFNDVLQNLKRGKQTKELWQRISLEMATFSP, encoded by the exons GCTGTACTCGTGTCTGGCTAACGGCAGCCCTGATGAGTTCCAGCGAGGGGAGCAGCTGTACAGGATGAGGGCTGTCAAAGACCCTCTGCAGATAG gttTCCACCTCAGTGCCACCGTGGTGTCGCCCCAGGCTGGCCAATCAAAAGGGGCGTACAATGTGGCTGTCATGTTCGACCGCTGCCGCATCACTTCCTGCAGTTGCACCTGTGGAGCCGGGGCCAAGTGGTGCGCCCATGTGGTGGCCCTCTGCCTCTTCAGGATCCACAAC GCGTCTGCAGTGTGCTTGCGAGCCCCCGTGTCAGAGTCCCTGTCCCGGCTGCAGAGGGACCAGCTGCAGAAGTTTGCCCAGTACCTCATCAGTGAGCTTCCCCAACAG ATTTTGCCCACAGCCCAGAGGCTCCTGGATGAGCTCCTGTCCTCCCAGTCCACAGCCATCAACACAGTGTGTGGGGCTCCCG ACCCCACTGCTGGCCCCTCAGCCTCTGATCAGAGCACCTGGTATCTAGATGAGTCTACGCTCAGTGACAACATCAAGAAGACTCTGCACAAGTTCTGTggcccctctcctgttgtcttcaG TGACGTCAACTCCATGTACCTGTCATCCACGGAGCCTCCGGCGGCGGCAGAGTGGGCGTGTCTGCTGAGGCCGCTGAGGGGGCGGGAGCCCGAGGGGATCTGGAACCTCCTGTCCATCGTCAGGGAGATGCTCAAGAGGAGAGACAGCAATGCTGCACCCCTACTAGAGATCCTCACTGAGCAGTGTCTCACTTATGAACAG ATCATTGGCTGGTGGTACAGCGTGCGTACGTCGGCATCCCACAGCAGTGCCAGCGGGCACACGGGGCGCAGTAACGGGCAGTCGGAGGTGGCAGCCCACGCCTGCGCCAGCATGTGTGATGAGATGGTCGTTCTGTGGAGGCTGGCTGTCCTAGACCCCACCATGAGCCCTCATAG GCGTTTGGAGCTGGCTGCCCAGCTCAAGCAGTGGCATCTGAAAGTGATTGAGATCGTGAAGCGAGGACAACACCGCAAGTCCCTGGACAAACTGTTCCAGGGCTTCAAGCCAGCCGTGGAGTCCTGCTACTTCAACTGGGAGGTGGCCTACCCACTGCCAGGCATCACCTACTGCAGTGCAGACAAGAAGAGCGCTTCCTTCTGCTGGGCCAGGGCAGTGCAGCAGCAGAGAGGGGCCAAGGCTGGCCTGGCTGGAGACACCTCTGAacttggaggaggaggggggagatctGGCAGCTCTGAGGGAGGTGGGGGAGACTACAAGGGTAGAAGTCCCCAACAAGAAGTGGCGGTCAGGCCCAAAGAGACCATCGTGAGCAAAAGGAAGGGGTTGTCGGCCGGGGGCGGAGGAGGGGTCCTAGTGCGGCTAGGGggcagtgtgtctctctctctagaggAGGGCAGTAGTAAGGGGATGTACAAAGGCGCAGGTTCCTCCTCGTCCACTGGGGGCAAGGCTAAGATAGCCCAGGGGGGCAAGTCGTCCTCTGGGGGATCAGGAGTGGTAGGGGGAAAACACCAAGCGGCCAAGCGGCGCACCAGCAGTGAGGACAGCTCCCTCGAGCCTGACATGGCCGAGCTGAGCCTGGATGATGGCTCCAGTCTGGCGCTGGGTGCTGAGGCCAGCAACACCTTTGACTTCACGCCCCCGCCGCCTGAGATGCTGCCCTCACCAAGCCCGCTACTCAGAGAGCCACACAAATACAGTGGGGGAGGGAAAGGGGCCGGAAACACGCCCAAGGAGCGCGCCTTCGAGGGCAAACGGGTCACCCTTGCTGCCACCCTGCCTGCCACTGAGCCCCAGCCCGCCTTCCCCACCAAAGAGAACACTGCTGTCATCGTGGAAGCAGCCATTGCTGTGGAGAAGGTGGTGAATGTGGAGGCGGAGATGAATGGAAATGAGGAGGCGGCCATCGCTGGAGACGCTCGGCCCTCCACCTCGGTTGTTACCGTGACTGCAGCTGCTGCCAAGTCACCGCGTGGTGCCCGCCGAGAAACTGGCACCGAAGCCGTAGCCCTGCCCAATCAGGCCCCAGAGGGAGCAGCAGAAGCAGGGGCAGGAGGAGACCCTGTAGGAGAGGATGACTACCAGGCCTACTTTCTGAATTCAGCTAAtgaggagggggcagagagagtgtCAGAGAACAACAATGAGGAGGAACCAGACATCTTTGCTGGGATCAAGCCACTGGAGCAGGAGGGCCAGATGGAGGTGCTGTTTGCGTGTGCAGAGGCCCTCCACGCTCACGGCTACAGCAACGATGCCTGCAGACTGGCAGTGGAGCTGGCTGGAGACCTGCTGGCCAACCCTCCAGACCTGAAGGTGGAGCAGCCCCAGACCAAGGGCAAGAAGAGCAAGGTGTCCACCAGCAGGCAGACCCAGGTGGCCACCAACACCCTGGTTAAGACCTCCTTCCTGCTGACGGTGCTGAGCGAGAGGCTGGAGCTTCACAACCTGGCCTTCAGCACGGGTATGTTCTCTCTGGAGCTGCAGAGGCCCCCAGCCTCCACCAAGGCCCTGGAGGTCAAGCTTGCCTACCAGGAGTCAGAGGTGGTGGCTCTGCTGAAGAAAATCCCTCTGGGCCTGGTGGAGATGACGTCCATACGGGACAGGGCCGAGCAGCTCCGAGACGGGAACTTCTGTGACTACAGGCCCGTCCTGCCCCTCATGCTGGCCAGCTTCATATTTGATGTGCTGTGTACCCCTG TTGTGTCCCCCACAGGTTCCCGTCCGCCTAGCCGTAATCGGAACAACGAGATGCCTGGAGATGAGGAGCTGGGCTTTGAGGCGGCTGTAGCAGCACTGG GTATGAAGACCACAGTGAGCGAGGCAGAGcatcctctgctgtgtgaggggaccaggagagagaaaggagacttGGCTCTGGCCCTCATGATCACATACAAGGATGACCAGAGCAAGCTGAAAAAG ATCCTGGACAAGCTGCTGGACAGAGAGAGCCAGACCCACAAGCCCCAGACCCTGAGCTCCTTCTACTCCAGCAAGCCAGCTGCCAGCAGCCAAAGGAGCCCGTCCAAGCACGCTACCCACACTGCTCACGGACACGGAGGTGCCACCGGAGGGGTGTCCAAACATGCCCCCAACACCACAGCTGCAGCCgggtcctcctcctccttgcaAGCGGTGGCTGCTGGGGGGGCGGCAGGACAGCAGGCGGGTCTGGCGGGCAGTGGGGTGCAGAACAACTCCACAGCCGGAGAGTGTGTCAGTGAGGCCAGAGAGCAAG CAGATGGCGTCCAGCCTGCGTCATGTGACCAGCCGAGTGAGGCTGTCCCATTCAAGCCAGAGGGCACAGTGCCGAGCCGCTTGGCGCTGGGAGGACGGGGGGCATACAGCGGGCGCTGCTGGGGCTCTCCTGTCCGCCAGAAGAAGAAACACACAG GCATGGCGAGTATCGACAGCAGTGCTCCTGAGACCACCTCAGACAGCTCCCCCACCCTTAGTCGACGCCCACTCAGAGGGGGCTGGGCCGCAGCTTCCTGGGGGAGGGGCCAAGACAGTGACAGCATCAGCAGCTCCTCTTCTGATTCGCTAGGCTCCTCCTCATCCAGTGGCTCTCGCAGGGCCGGAGGCGGAGCTAGAGCAAAGAGCACAGACACCAGCAG GTATAAAGGGCGTCGTCCCGAGTGCCATGCACCACATGTGCCCAACCAACCGTCGGAGGCGGCGGCCCACTTCTACTTCGAGCTGGCCAAGACCGTGCTGATCAAGGCCGGGGGCAACAGCTCCACCTCCATCTTCACCCAGCCCTCAGCCAGTGGAGGCCACCAGGGGCCCCACCGCAACTTGCACCTCTGTGCCTTTGAGATCGGCCTGTACGCCCTAGGCCTGCACAACTTTGTCTCACCTAACTGGCTCTCCAGGACCTACTCCTCCCACGTCTCCTGGATCACAG gCCAGGCCATGGAGATCGGCAGTGCTGCCCTCAACATCCTGGTGGAATGCTGGGACGGGCACCTCACCCCTCCCGAGGTGGCATCACTGGCCGACAGAGCATCACGGGCGCGGGATCCTAACATGGTTCGCGCTGCGGCTGAGCTGGCCCTAAGCTGCCTGCCCCATGCACACGCCCTCAACCCCAATGAGATCCAGAGGGCCCTGGTGCAGTGCAAGGAACAGGTACATGTCCGGTACTCTTCAGTTCTGCAGAAGACACATCGGACTACTCAT gACAACGTGATGCTAGAGAAAGCCTGTATGGCTGTAGAGGAGGCAGCCAAGGGGGGCGGTGTGTACCCTGAGGTTCTGTTTGAGGTGGCCCACCAGTGGTACTGGCTCTATGAGCAGACAGTAGGAGGGGGGTCAGGGGCCCAGCGTGAAGGCCCGGGACGCTGTGGGGCCAACGGTGGAGCTGGAAGGAGGCCCCCAGAGACGGGCCACGGTGTAATGGACAACATTGGCAACATGGATTCCTCCGGCGTCGCTACGGTGACGGCCTCAGTGACAGCAGCGACTGTGGTGCCCGTCATCTCTGTGGGCTCCACCATCTACCAATCACACGCCCTTCCCGGCTCGGCCATGGCCCACCCCCACACCCAGGGCCTGCACCCCTACACCACCATCCAGGCCCACCTACCCACAGTCTGCACCCCCCAGTACCTGGGGCACCCACTGCAGCACGTCCCCCGGCCCACTGTATTCCCTGTGTCAGGGGGTGCCTACCCACAG GGAATGCACCCGGCCTTTATCGGTGCCCAGTACCCGTTCTCAGTGGCCACTGGCCCCCATCCGCCCATGGCAGCGACAGCGGTCACCTTCCCCGGTGTTCCCGTGCCGTCCATGACCCAGATCGCCGTCCACCCCTATCACACCGAGACCGGCCTGCCTCTTAGCACCACTGTAGCAG GAGCCGCATCTTTTTCCCCTTTCTATCCAGTAGGTGGCGTCCATTCAGGCGCCACAATCCAGGCCATTCAGGGGTCATCTCTTCCTGGAATGTCTTCTCAGCCTGTCTCATTGGTCAGCGCCCCCTTCCCGTCTGAAGACGAGCAGCATAGCCAGCCAATCAGCCAGCAGGGCCTTCACTACCTGCACTCAGCATACAGAGTTG GCATGCTAGCTTTGGAGATGCTTGGCAGGAGGGCTCACAACGACCATCCCAATAACTTCTCCCGCAGCCCCCCATACACAGAGGACGTCAAGTGGCTCCTGGGCCTGGCTGCACGGCTAG GGGTGAACTACGTGTACCAGTTCTGTGTGGGTGCGGCTAAGGGCGTGCTCAGCCCCTTCGTTCTTCAGGAGATCATCATGGAGGCTCTCCAGAGACTGAACCCCGCCCACATCCATGCCCATCTCCGCACGCCTGCCTTCCACCAACTGGTGCAACGCTGCCAGCAGGCCTACCTACAG TACATCCACCACCGGCTGATCCACCTGACCCCGGCCGACTACGACGACTTTGTCAACATCATCCGCAGCGCCCGCGGGGCCTTCTGCCTGACCCCTGTGGGCATGATGCAGTTCAACGACGTGCTGCAGAACCTGAAGAGGGGCAAGCAGACCAAGGAGCTGTGGCAGCGCATCTCTCTGGAGATGGCCACCTTCTCCCCATGA